In one window of Nakamurella sp. PAMC28650 DNA:
- a CDS encoding helix-turn-helix domain-containing protein, whose translation MDAATDRTIDAVGPRLKRLRQHREITLTDLAAETGISTSTLSRLEAGLRRPTLEQLLPLARAHGVTLDELVDAPPTGDPRVNLRPLPSSDGRIVLPLTRRPGGIQAYKFVLPAGRDDAAPDLRTHEGYDWAFVLNGRLRLVLGEHDLILEPGEAAEFDTRTPHWFGATSSGPVEFLSLVGRQGERAHVRAAPQQQGSR comes from the coding sequence ATGGACGCAGCGACGGACCGCACCATCGATGCCGTGGGACCGCGGCTCAAACGACTACGACAACACCGCGAGATCACCTTGACCGACCTGGCCGCGGAGACCGGCATTTCGACCAGCACGCTGTCCCGGCTCGAGGCCGGCCTCCGGCGCCCGACCCTGGAACAGCTGTTGCCGCTGGCCCGCGCGCACGGAGTCACCCTGGACGAGCTCGTCGACGCACCACCGACCGGCGATCCACGGGTCAACCTGCGTCCGCTGCCCAGTAGCGACGGCCGCATCGTCCTGCCCCTGACCCGCCGCCCAGGAGGCATCCAGGCCTACAAGTTCGTTCTCCCCGCCGGACGCGACGACGCCGCACCCGACCTTCGCACCCACGAAGGCTACGACTGGGCCTTTGTCCTCAACGGCAGACTCCGGCTCGTGCTCGGCGAGCACGACCTGATCCTCGAACCAGGCGAGGCCGCCGAGTTCGACACCCGCACCCCGCACTGGTTCGGGGCCACCAGCTCAGGGCCGGTGGAGTTCCTCAGCCTGGTCGGCAGGCAGGGTGAACGCGCGCACGTCCGCGCCGCTCCCCAGCAGCAGGGATCCAGGTAG